In one Triplophysa dalaica isolate WHDGS20190420 chromosome 9, ASM1584641v1, whole genome shotgun sequence genomic region, the following are encoded:
- the LOC130429095 gene encoding olfactory receptor 51I2-like, which yields MENQTYFYFMLFERLGHMRYALFSLGFVLYCVILFLNTLIILAVCLERTMHQPMYILILCLSINSVYGTAAFFPRVLTDLLSNTNIISYEACFLQSFVIFSYTTNEFAILMLMAFDRFVAISKPLEYHNIITLRVLTALIFMHCTFPMFCLGISVPLTSRLKICNNKLWKVYCHNYEIVKLSCANGLINNIWGIFTLIVTCVVPFILILYSYVRILIICHRSSSKFKSKAFQTCIPHIVILLNFSVAIVSEITLSRFENLEMPLGLSVLISLEFIVLPPILNPLIYALNFTDIRKKIISLMKTSR from the coding sequence ATGGaaaatcaaacatatttttacttcATGTTGTTTGAAAGGCTTGGACATATGCGATATGCTTTGTTCAGTTTGGGGTTTGTTTTGTACTGTGTGATCCTGTTCCTCAATACACTTATTATACTTGCAGTATGTTTGGAAAGGACAATGCATCAGCCCATGTACATTCTGATTTTATGTTTGTCCATTAACTCTGTGTATGGTACAGCTGCCTTTTTTCCCAGGGTACTGACAGACTTGCTGTCTAATACAAACATAATCTCCTATGAGGCGTGTTTCTTGCAgagttttgttattttctcatATACAACAAATGAGTTTGCAATATTAATGCTAATGGCATTTGACAGATTTGTGGCAATCAGTAAACCTTTAGAATATCATAATATAATAACTTTGAGGGTTCTTACAGCTTTAATCTTCATGCACTGCACTTTTCCAATGTTTTGTCTTGGTATCTCTGTTCCTTTAACTTCTAGactaaaaatatgtaataataaattgtgGAAGGTGTACTGCCACAATTATGAAATTGTTAAGCTCTCTTGTGCAAACGGTTTAATTAATAACATTTGGGGTATTTTTACATTGATTGTTACTTGTGTTGttccattcattttaatattatattcatatgTTAGAATTCTTATAATTTGTCACAGAAGCTCATCAAAGTTCAAAAGCAAAGCTTTTCAAACTTGTATTCCACACATAGTTATCCTTTTAAATTTCTCAGTTGCCATTGTTTCTGAGATCACCTTAAGCCGGTTTGAGAATTTAGAAATGCCATTAGGGCTGTCTGTTCTTATTTCATTAGAGTTTATTGTTTTACCCCCCATCCTCAACCCACTTATTTATGCGTTAAATTTCACTGATATTCGCAAAAAGATTATTTCCCTTATGAAAACATCCAGGTag